From Paenibacillus sp. PL2-23:
GCAGGGAGGAGCTGCAGAAGCTGTCGCCGGAGGAGCGGCCTATCGCGATTCTGACGAAGCCTGTCACAAGAGGCGCCATCATTCGCGTGCTTGGCGAAGCGTTCCGCAATTCGAGCGCAGCTGGCAAGAGCAAGCAGCTTGGGAAGGAACAAACGGCTGATTCCGGCACCATGGCAAAAAATGTTAGAATATTGTTAGCGGAAGATAACAAAATTAACCAATTAGTTGCGGTAGAGATGCTCCAGAATAATGGCTACGAGGTCGGCATTGCACATAATGGCGAAGAAGCGCTGCACATGCTGGAGAAGGAAGCGTGGAACATGGTGTTGATGGATATTCATATGCCTGTGATGGATGGCACCGAGGCGGTCCGAGTCATTCGAGCGCAGCAGCGATATGACGCCATGCCGATTATCGCGGTTACCGCTAATGTCGTGAAGAAGGATCATGAGCATTATATGAAGCTGGGCATGAATGATGTGCTGACGAAGCCCTTGTCCGAGGAGCGGCTGCTCAAGAAGCTGACCTATTGGCTGGAGGCCTCGGAGGCCAAAGCGGCAGAGGCTTCTCAGGAGAAGGGGCATGGGGAGGTCTCCCCTCGTTCCGATCAGCTTGCCAATTCTCAGGCTGCGAGGGCTGACGCTGTCGCTGGCATGGACATGGAGAGCGCTCTGGAGCGAGTGAACGGCAAGCTGCCTATCTTGGTCCATATGATGGAGCAGTTCCGGCTGGATTACGCCGAATTTATGGACCGTCTTCGCATGATGATCAAGCAGAATGACAAGGAGACGGCGCTGCGCATGCTGCATACGCTGAAGGGCGCTTCCGGCTATCTGTCAGCCAATGAATTAATGCTTGCGGCGGATGAGGCAAGCGTGCATCTGAAGCTGGATGCTGCGGAGACGAAGGAGCTGCAGCTTGTCCTTGCGCATCTGGAGAAGGAGCTGGCTACGCTGCTGGCGGGAATCGATGCGGTTCGACCGAAGTTCGACAAATAAAATCTAACAATTTTCTAACAATCTGTTGTCCCGCGCTCATCCGTCATGTATAGTAGAGTTACTATCTTACTAATCGACAGAAATCTTCAACTCTTAAAGGGTGACGCCGATGTACAAAGTTTTGGTTATTGAAGATGACGTCATGATGAGCAATATGCTGTCGATGTACCTTTCGGAGGAAGGGTATGCGGTCAAGCAGGCTTATCGCGGAGATGAAGGGCTTCAGTTGGCATGCGAGTTCGAGCCGCATCTTATCCTTCTTGACCTCATGCTGCCTGACATGGGCGGACTTGAGGTATGCGCCCAGATTCGCAACGTCTCTCAAGTTCCGATTATGATATTATCCATGAAGAGCGAAGTGTCTGACCGTGTTCAAGCGCTGAAGACGGGGGCAGACGATTATTTGTGCAAGCCATTCAGCATGCACGAGCTGACGGCTCGGGTAGAGGCGCTGATTCGGAGGTCCCAGTCATCGCATACTGATGCGGTTGCCCAGACGGCTTCTGCTGTCGCGCAGACAGCCGCCGCTGCTGCTCCAGCGGGATCGGAAGAGGCGATTCAATTGGATGTGGAGAGACGGCTGCTCCTGGTGCGAGGCCAATTGGTCGAGACGACCTTCTCCGAATACGAGCTGATGAAGCTGTTCCTCACTCATCCCGGCAAGGTGTTCAGCAGGGAAGAGCTGATTAATGCGATACGAGGCTTCGACTCGTTCGTGACGGATCGTGCAATTGACGTACATATTGTCAATCTTCGGAAGAAGATTGAGCAGAACCCCAAGGAGCCGAAGCTGATTCGGACCGTCTGGGGCTTCGGGTACAAGTATACGGCCATGCCGAACGGGAACTTATTGAATACGGAGCGATGAGTAGAGCTGTGAATGGAGCTGTATGAACGGAGCTTTAAATAGAGCACCAATAGATCTGCGAATCGAGCATAAGTAGAACTGTGATAGAGCGATGTATGGAGCTTTGCCTGGGGGCGAGGCTCTTTTTGTGTTTCAAGCGGGGACGGACCGGTAATTCCGATTCCTTGATTATACACTCCATTTGTTTCTTAACACTTCTAACATCCGCCTAAAATTCGATGCGGCATTTTCCTAATATTTCTGTGTCATGATAGGCATATTGTGGCAGAACGGAACATGACAAAAAACGAAGGAGTGTTAGGCATGATTGGGCAGACCGGCTTTCCTGGTCGACAAGAAGCGATGATGCGCCTGGAGGTGGCGATCAGCGGTGCGCGCTTGTCGGGAAAGCGACTATTGGTGGCAATGGTGAGCCTGGACCGGTTCTTCCGGGTGCATACGGTTAGGGGCTCTGAATTCGGGAACCGCGTGCTTGATATAGTGGAGAGAAGGCTGTGCGGCTACAGCCTGAAGCATGCGGGTGCGACGGTGACCAAGCTGGAAGGACACACTTATCTTGTTATTCTGCATGAGGATGAGCAATCGGCGAGAGGCTTGCAGCAGATGGAAGCGGTGAAGTACGCGGTGGAGCGTCCCATTGACGAGGAGCAGGAGGAGCTTTATTTGACCGCCAGCATCGGCGCGGCTTATTACCCCAATGACGGCTTGACCAGCGAGCATTTGATCTGTCGCTCGGAGGCTGCTCTTCATCAGGCCAAGGAGCAGGGGGGCAACCGGGTGTTCTTCTATACCATTAAGGATACGGAGCAGCAGAACAGGCGCTTGCTCATGGAGAACAGCCTTAGAGCCGCATTGTACATGAGGCAATTCAAGCTGCGATTCCAGCCGTACTACAGAATGGAGGACGGCACACTGAGGGGCTTTCAGACAAGCATCCATTGGGAGCATCCCGAGCTCGGCGACGTGCCGGCCGAAGAATTTATACCTGTTGCGGAGCAAAGCGGCTTTATTGTGCCGATCGGGGAGTGGGCTATTGTAGAGGCTTGCAAAAGGCTGAAGCTGCTGAAGCGGTTCGGCAAGCAGGAGCTGACCATGTCGGTTCAGCTGTCCCCGCTGCAGCTGAAGGACCCTGCCTTCCCGAAGGTTGTCCTCAGTCATGTTCAGGACCATGGGCTGCAGCCCGGCGCTCTGGAGCTTGAGGTGAAGGAGCCTGCGCGAATCTTCGGCTCAACGACCTCTCTGACGTCGCTCAGCCGCCTGAGAGCCTCAGGCGTTCGTATTGCCTTGGTGGATTTCGGCACGGGCGGCGCCTCCTTCCACAATCTGAATCAGCTGCCGATCCAGAGCGTGAGGATCGACGCGTCCTTTGTCCACAGAATTGATCTTCAGGGTGCGGAGCGGCATATTGTGGAGGCGATCGTTCGTCTAGCCCAGAAGCTGGGCTTGGAGACGATAGCGGAAGGCGTTGAATACAAGGGGCAATTCGAGCTGTTGAAGGAGTGGGGCTGCCAATACGCGCAAGGGCGTCTGCTGGGACAGCCGCTTGAGGCGAGTATGCTGGAGCCCGCGTCGCTGCGCGGCGCGCTTGCATCTGCCAATTAATGTACCATAGTCGGCCCGCCCCTCTCGCACATGGGCAGAGGAGGCGGGCCTCTCCTATCATGACGTCAAAAAGGCTGCCCCATTAGTCTTTAATGACCTTAAGGGACAGCCTTTGTTCTCGGCAACAGCATTAGCTGACTTCCAGATACAGCTTCGTGCCGTCGTTATATTGAAAGATCGCGACATCGCGTACCATCTCAACCGATTTGATCCGTTTCCATTTCTTCCTGAAATCGAAATCCAATTCCATTTCGTACAATTTATGACCCAGCAGTTCTACAGATGCCGATTGTTCGTTAGGGTAATAGACAGGGACGGAACGATTTTTGAAGGTAATGATTCGCATCATAGCAGCATGCACCTCCGATTGCGTTTTTCCCATTATACCTAGAACATTTTAGCCTCGTATGAAGCTGTCGTCAGGATATTGTTACCTTTGCTAATACATTCCTAATAGTTAGCGGTACTATACGACTACGAGCTGCTGTATTTCCACTTCTTCTTGTAATAGCCGTGTCCGTAATGATGATTGTAGCGATGCGGCGGATGCGGCGGATAGTAGGGCTGTTGGCCTGTCGGCGGGTAAGGCGGCTGGCCATTCGGATAATGCGGCTGACCTGCATATTGATTCGGATAGTGCGGTTGGCCCCCATGCTGGTTCGGGTAAGGCGGTTGACCCTGTGGATACGGCGCCTGGCCCGGATAATGTCCGTGATGACCATGATGCTGGTTCGGATAATGCGGATGCGGCGGATAATGCGGCGGCGGGTAGTAGCCCTTCTTGTAATCACTGCTGCTCATCATATAATGAGAATATTTGGGTCCTGCAATAGAATGGAGTATACGCTTAAGCATAGGTGAAACCTCCTTTGGCATTAGGTGCAAAAAATCGTTGAATATTTAGTTATACGTATACATCGGCAAGAGGTTTCTGTGCGTTCACCTTTCCTTTAAGAGGTAGTAACTCGACAGCGCCATACAGCGGCTGTAAGCTTAAGAGAGAAGGAGCTGAGACGGATATGATGAACAGGATTATCACTAGGTGGCGCGGCATGATGGAAGCTTGGCGTGATTATCCGTTGCAGCAGGGCGCGGTCTGGAATGGCCGTTATCGAGTGGATCGCCTGCTCGGAATGGGGAGCTATGGCCAGGCTTATGTCTGTCGCGATTTGGAATCTGGTGCCGTCGTCCTGCTGAAGCGCAACAAACCAAGTAAAGGCCAGGTTGGGATCGAGCTGCTTCGCAGAGAGAACGCCATTATGGAGCAGCTGAGCCACCCACAAATTCCTGTGCGTATCGCCTACAGCAAGCGGCGCAGGGATGAAGCCATTATTATGGAATACGTCGAGGGCTTCAACCTGGAGCACGCGATTTATGAGCAAAAGATGACGTTTGACGCCCGCGAGGCGCTAAGCATGCTGCAGCAGCTCCTAGGTCCTCTGCGATACTTGCACGCGCAGGGTTTCGTGCATCGGGATGTTCGCATCCCGAATGTGCTGCTCCAGGACGGCGTGCTTCATCTGGTCGACTTCGGTCTGGCTTGCCGCGTTGGCGAAGAGCTTCCTCCGGCTCTGCGCGATGCGCTGGGCGAAGGTGAAGCTATGGCAGCCCAGAGCGCCGCAGCCGTCAAACACCGAATGAGAGGCCCCTATCCCTCCAGCGATTGGTTCGGGCTCGGGCATTTGTTCTTGTTCGTCATGTATTCGGGCTACGAGCATCCCGAGGGAGCAGAGGAGGGAACCTGGATGGAAGAGCTGAGGCTGGAGCCCGAGATTGAGCAATTTGTTGCAAAGCTGCTTCAGGACGAGCCAGCCTGGCAGTCGACGGAGCAGTGTGAGGAGGAGCTGATCTCGCTGCTCCACAAGCTCCGTCAAGCGCATTAAGGGCCGGCCGGCGGTATGAACGCATAGTGCACCAGTGCCAGAATCGCCAGATGAAGCGGATAGAAGCTTCTCCACAGACTACGGGGCACCCGGATGCGATCCACGCTCCTCATGAAGTCGGGCAAATAGACGATGCATACGGTCGCAAGCAGGCTGAAGAGCTGAAGAACCCAGCCCTTATAGAATACGCTGGCCACGTTCAGAGCCAGATGCATAATCACGAACAGCTGAGGCTGCGCGTAGCGATAGATCAGGGCCAGCAGAAGCGCGTAAGCTCCGTAATCGAACGGGAGCGCCTCCAACAGAACCAGATTGATTGCGGCGAGGGCGTAGCCCCATGCCGGCTTGTGCTTGTAACGATCCAGCACGATGAAGGTCAGCAGACAGACGAACAGTGTGGCGACCACATTAAGCTCTATGACGTGAAAGGCGAGCATATAGGGCGCTTGAGAGATAACGGCCAGCAGACCGAGCCTCGTTAAATATTTGGCGCTGTCGCGCGTTCGAAAGTACCCTATAACAATAGCATACACGTAAAAGGGCAATGCGAAACGTCCGATGATCCGCCAGACGGGATCCTCCGGGAACCATATGGCTCCGATGTGGTCGATGAGCATTGTAAGCATAGCAAGAAGCTGGATGGCAATCACCTGCGCTTTATCATAAGAGCTAGTTCATTGCCTTAAGTATATCACAAGCGCCGCCGCATCGGAGAGCCGCGGATAGGGGAGCCTCTACAGCCCGGCGTTTTTCTTCAGCCTCTCGGCGATCTCCATAAACTCCTCATGCGAGATGCCAGGAGCGAATTCCTCTGGCAGTTCACCCAAATCCGGCATGGGAGCCCCCTCCGGAGAGCCTTGAATGACCTCCAGCTTGGCGCCTGTCTGTGGATTCTGGCCGCTCCAGATCCATACAACATCCTTGAAATCATGGGGGCTGAACGTATACAGCTTGTTGCCTAGCCCCATAGCCTCATACTTGCGCGCAGCCTCGAACTGCTCATTGCTCAGGCTCGGGATCGGTATCAGCTTCTTGATGTCGACGCCCGTCGCCATCTCCAGCGCCTTGGCGTACGCGAGCACGTGAACGCCTCCCCGCACGAGCAGATAGCCGATCATGGCGCGAGCCGTAGGATGGTCGGTCATTTCGTACACGCGCATCTTGTGCGTGCGCGCTCCGCACTCCAGGAAAAAATTGTGAAGCAGGTCCAGCACCAGATTGCCGCTGTTGAACACATTGTCTCCCGCCCACGGCCTGCCCATGGAATCCCCGGCAAGGGCGGTCTGGGCGGTCTGGATGAAGAAATAGCTGTTGCGTTTGTTCAGCCCCTCCTGCAGCGGCGTTGAGTCTGGAGCGCCAGGCTTGGTTGTGCCGGTCAGCACCATGTTGATTGTAGCGGCGACCAGCTCCACATGTCCCATTTCCTCAGCCGTAATACTGGCCACAAGATCGTAGAAGGGCTTAAACTTCTTCTTGCCCCTGAAGTTGAAGGATTGATAGAGATAATTGTTGAGGGTGGACATTTCGCCGAATTTGCCGCCCATCAGCTCCTGCACCGCGGCAGCGGCGTTGGCATCGGCATAAGGAGAGTCGGGGAGCTCAATCAGAAGTCTGTTTTGCCTCTG
This genomic window contains:
- a CDS encoding response regulator transcription factor is translated as MYKVLVIEDDVMMSNMLSMYLSEEGYAVKQAYRGDEGLQLACEFEPHLILLDLMLPDMGGLEVCAQIRNVSQVPIMILSMKSEVSDRVQALKTGADDYLCKPFSMHELTARVEALIRRSQSSHTDAVAQTASAVAQTAAAAAPAGSEEAIQLDVERRLLLVRGQLVETTFSEYELMKLFLTHPGKVFSREELINAIRGFDSFVTDRAIDVHIVNLRKKIEQNPKEPKLIRTVWGFGYKYTAMPNGNLLNTER
- a CDS encoding bifunctional diguanylate cyclase/phosphodiesterase, with the translated sequence MTKNEGVLGMIGQTGFPGRQEAMMRLEVAISGARLSGKRLLVAMVSLDRFFRVHTVRGSEFGNRVLDIVERRLCGYSLKHAGATVTKLEGHTYLVILHEDEQSARGLQQMEAVKYAVERPIDEEQEELYLTASIGAAYYPNDGLTSEHLICRSEAALHQAKEQGGNRVFFYTIKDTEQQNRRLLMENSLRAALYMRQFKLRFQPYYRMEDGTLRGFQTSIHWEHPELGDVPAEEFIPVAEQSGFIVPIGEWAIVEACKRLKLLKRFGKQELTMSVQLSPLQLKDPAFPKVVLSHVQDHGLQPGALELEVKEPARIFGSTTSLTSLSRLRASGVRIALVDFGTGGASFHNLNQLPIQSVRIDASFVHRIDLQGAERHIVEAIVRLAQKLGLETIAEGVEYKGQFELLKEWGCQYAQGRLLGQPLEASMLEPASLRGALASAN
- a CDS encoding protein kinase: MMNRIITRWRGMMEAWRDYPLQQGAVWNGRYRVDRLLGMGSYGQAYVCRDLESGAVVLLKRNKPSKGQVGIELLRRENAIMEQLSHPQIPVRIAYSKRRRDEAIIMEYVEGFNLEHAIYEQKMTFDAREALSMLQQLLGPLRYLHAQGFVHRDVRIPNVLLQDGVLHLVDFGLACRVGEELPPALRDALGEGEAMAAQSAAAVKHRMRGPYPSSDWFGLGHLFLFVMYSGYEHPEGAEEGTWMEELRLEPEIEQFVAKLLQDEPAWQSTEQCEEELISLLHKLRQAH
- a CDS encoding TraX family protein, with the translated sequence MIAIQLLAMLTMLIDHIGAIWFPEDPVWRIIGRFALPFYVYAIVIGYFRTRDSAKYLTRLGLLAVISQAPYMLAFHVIELNVVATLFVCLLTFIVLDRYKHKPAWGYALAAINLVLLEALPFDYGAYALLLALIYRYAQPQLFVIMHLALNVASVFYKGWVLQLFSLLATVCIVYLPDFMRSVDRIRVPRSLWRSFYPLHLAILALVHYAFIPPAGP
- a CDS encoding manganese catalase family protein; translation: MFQRQNRLLIELPDSPYADANAAAAVQELMGGKFGEMSTLNNYLYQSFNFRGKKKFKPFYDLVASITAEEMGHVELVAATINMVLTGTTKPGAPDSTPLQEGLNKRNSYFFIQTAQTALAGDSMGRPWAGDNVFNSGNLVLDLLHNFFLECGARTHKMRVYEMTDHPTARAMIGYLLVRGGVHVLAYAKALEMATGVDIKKLIPIPSLSNEQFEAARKYEAMGLGNKLYTFSPHDFKDVVWIWSGQNPQTGAKLEVIQGSPEGAPMPDLGELPEEFAPGISHEEFMEIAERLKKNAGL